One segment of Pseudomonadota bacterium DNA contains the following:
- a CDS encoding 1-(5-phosphoribosyl)-5-[(5-phosphoribosylamino)methylideneamino] imidazole-4-carboxamide isomerase, whose translation MKALFAMDLIDSKAVRLIKGDFTKVTVYSEDPVAKIEEMVEKGARDFHIIDLDGARTGKRVHHEIIKKIRSKVGGYMETGGGIRTEDDIKYYSELGLNGIIVGTQALEDESFFQKLSGLENIILGLDLLEGKPMSRGWKTAVDKNVAEILKESERIGIMAVLCTSIARDGMLSGPDYEGMEMLLKMTKLPVIASGGVTNIDDVKRLKDMGVWATILGKAVYEGLIKIEEAVKYAD comes from the coding sequence ATGAAAGCACTTTTTGCAATGGATTTAATAGACAGCAAAGCTGTAAGACTGATAAAGGGGGACTTTACAAAGGTAACTGTTTACAGCGAAGACCCTGTAGCTAAGATCGAAGAAATGGTTGAGAAAGGAGCGCGTGATTTCCATATCATTGATCTTGATGGTGCAAGGACAGGAAAACGTGTCCACCATGAGATAATTAAGAAGATCCGGTCTAAGGTGGGCGGCTATATGGAAACAGGCGGGGGGATTAGAACTGAAGATGATATTAAGTATTATTCCGAGCTGGGTTTAAATGGTATAATTGTAGGTACTCAGGCACTTGAGGATGAAAGTTTTTTTCAGAAGTTGTCCGGATTGGAAAATATTATCCTCGGCCTTGACCTCCTTGAAGGCAAGCCTATGTCGCGTGGATGGAAAACCGCAGTCGATAAGAATGTGGCAGAGATTCTCAAAGAATCTGAACGCATCGGTATTATGGCTGTTCTGTGTACGAGCATAGCAAGGGACGGCATGTTATCAGGTCCTGACTACGAAGGTATGGAAATGCTCCTGAAGATGACAAAGCTCCCCGTTATTGCAAGCGGAGGCGTGACAAACATTGACGATGTAAAACGATTAAAAGATATGGGCGTATGGGCTACTATTCTGGGAAAGGCAGTATATGAAGGATTAATCAAGATTGAAGAGGCAGTAAAATATGCTGACTAA
- the hisF gene encoding imidazole glycerol phosphate synthase subunit HisF, producing MLTKRIIPCLDVKEGRVVKGINFLGLKDAGDPVDNAKMYEEEMADELCFLDITASHERRKTIIKVVEKVANEVFMPLTVGGGIRTIKDIREILLAGADKITVNTTAIESPDFIKEASDTFGSQCICLAIDAKRSGDGFEVFTYGGRKPTGVDAVQWAKDAEKLGAGEILLTSMDRDGTRIGYDIELTKAISEAVNIPVIASGGVGTLEHLYEGLVDAKADAVLAASIFHYREHTIIDAKQYLRNRGVAVRL from the coding sequence ATGCTGACTAAAAGAATTATTCCCTGTCTTGATGTAAAGGAAGGCAGGGTGGTTAAAGGAATAAACTTCTTAGGGCTTAAGGATGCGGGAGATCCTGTTGACAACGCAAAGATGTACGAAGAAGAAATGGCAGACGAACTCTGTTTTCTTGATATAACTGCTTCACACGAGAGGAGAAAGACGATTATAAAAGTTGTTGAAAAGGTTGCCAACGAAGTATTTATGCCCCTTACTGTAGGTGGAGGAATACGGACGATTAAGGATATCAGGGAAATACTCCTTGCTGGTGCGGACAAGATTACGGTAAATACAACCGCCATCGAATCCCCTGACTTTATAAAAGAAGCGAGCGATACATTCGGGAGCCAGTGTATTTGTCTTGCCATTGATGCAAAGAGAAGCGGTGACGGTTTTGAGGTTTTTACATATGGAGGACGCAAACCAACCGGTGTTGACGCTGTTCAGTGGGCAAAAGATGCGGAAAAACTCGGTGCCGGCGAAATTCTGCTAACAAGTATGGATAGAGATGGGACAAGAATAGGATACGATATAGAACTTACAAAGGCAATTTCTGAAGCTGTGAATATTCCGGTAATTGCTTCAGGAGGGGTTGGCACTCTGGAACACTTATACGAAGGTCTTGTTGATGCAAAAGCCGATGCAGTGCTCGCTGCATCAATATTTCACTACAGGGAGCATACGATTATCGACGCCAAACAGTACCTGAGAAACAGGGGCGTGGCAGTAAGACTTTGA
- the hisI gene encoding phosphoribosyl-AMP cyclohydrolase translates to MEGIKWNEKGLIPVVVQDEKTKDVLMVAYMNNESFELTLKTGKAHYFSRSRQKLWLKGESSGHTQEVKSVRIDCDNDTILITVDQKVAACHTGYWSCFYRVWENGWNISGTKVFDEKEVYSDKDNK, encoded by the coding sequence ATGGAAGGTATAAAATGGAATGAAAAAGGGCTTATACCCGTTGTTGTCCAGGATGAAAAGACAAAAGATGTATTGATGGTTGCCTATATGAACAATGAGTCCTTTGAGCTAACCTTAAAAACAGGCAAAGCGCATTATTTTTCGAGATCAAGGCAGAAACTATGGCTCAAAGGAGAATCGTCTGGTCATACGCAGGAGGTAAAATCCGTACGCATTGATTGCGATAATGATACGATTCTTATCACTGTTGACCAGAAGGTTGCTGCTTGCCATACAGGCTATTGGAGCTGTTTCTACAGAGTATGGGAAAACGGATGGAATATATCAGGCACAAAGGTTTTTGATGAAAAAGAGGTGTATAGCGATAAAGACAACAAATAG
- a CDS encoding NlpC/P60 family protein — translation MPITDKLLIVTVPVADLRCKPVDTKPVYIHDDLQETQVLYNEMLLYLDEIDDWYYVEAIEQQQYTRRNIWQGYTGWIRKHSVALIDAPLQYNVVVRYKTVHVLKNRSEKSGTLLIVSIGTRLQVKKTADEEYYTVVMLAGNQTGYISKNDVACTTEHSDENMLRKAIVSTGRLFIDVPYLWGGRSTCMVEPPGTKKKTKDKRQIADNSIFSIQQPIPRTPVIGVDCSGLTNLVYRANNIDIPRDAHEQWMAAQKVEYKKLKPGDLIFVSTEDRPDSIVHVMLNMGRERFLEAAETGGKAKISTFRDRFGESLARLAEHNFFINNKQIHFGRFISRQ, via the coding sequence ATGCCAATAACGGATAAATTATTAATAGTTACAGTGCCAGTTGCAGATCTCAGGTGTAAACCTGTTGATACAAAACCTGTATATATTCATGATGATTTGCAGGAAACACAGGTCCTTTACAATGAGATGCTGTTGTATCTTGATGAAATTGATGACTGGTATTATGTAGAAGCAATAGAACAACAACAATATACACGCAGAAACATCTGGCAGGGTTATACAGGATGGATCAGAAAACACAGTGTTGCCTTGATTGATGCACCATTACAATATAATGTGGTCGTAAGGTATAAGACGGTCCATGTTCTGAAAAACCGATCCGAAAAGTCAGGTACATTACTGATAGTCTCAATTGGGACAAGGTTGCAGGTTAAAAAAACAGCCGATGAAGAATATTACACTGTAGTAATGCTTGCCGGTAATCAAACAGGGTATATAAGCAAAAATGACGTAGCATGTACTACAGAGCATTCAGATGAGAACATGTTGAGAAAGGCAATTGTCAGTACGGGCAGACTTTTTATCGATGTACCCTATTTGTGGGGAGGCAGAAGTACGTGTATGGTTGAGCCTCCGGGAACAAAGAAAAAAACAAAAGACAAGAGGCAAATAGCTGACAATTCAATATTCAGCATCCAGCAACCGATACCTCGTACCCCTGTTATTGGCGTAGATTGTTCGGGTCTCACAAACCTTGTATACCGGGCAAACAATATCGACATTCCCCGTGATGCCCACGAACAATGGATGGCGGCACAGAAAGTTGAATATAAAAAACTTAAACCCGGTGATCTTATTTTTGTATCAACAGAAGACAGACCGGATTCTATTGTCCACGTAATGCTCAACATGGGCAGAGAGAGATTCCTTGAAGCGGCAGAGACGGGTGGTAAGGCAAAGATAAGCACCTTTAGGGATAGGTTCGGAGAAAGCCTTGCCCGGCTTGCAGAACATAATTTTTTCATCAATAACAAGCAGATACACTTCGGCAGGTTTATATCGAGACAATGA
- a CDS encoding dipeptide epimerase: MNGIKHIRFYEIIKPLRTTFSTSMGRKDTIKSVIVKVSLKDGSRGTGECPTSFTLENETISAIKGIIREVSPELLDMPIDDYADKIRQLRKKYPDNPMTVSGLEVALFRAWLQEKHILELDYLGGKATHIETDITIPYSTDSTALKKWLKYTVRKGFSTYKLKVSGNIKDDINLISIVHQTLNDKREDFILRLDCNQGYTEKTFLKMVHLIEHRGYNIQLFEQPLPKNDFKGLKEIKKYSTTPIILDETIFTSEDMSRAIAENLCDGVNIKIAKSGIIESGKIYEIAKKHGLKLMIGCMTETMIGLSAGIFFASAAGGFDYIDLDSIYFLHHKNRYSGITINGPVFITSQD, encoded by the coding sequence ATGAACGGTATTAAGCATATACGCTTTTATGAAATTATAAAACCACTCAGAACAACCTTTTCTACCTCCATGGGGAGGAAAGACACAATAAAAAGCGTTATTGTCAAAGTATCACTTAAAGACGGTTCACGCGGGACAGGTGAATGTCCTACAAGTTTTACCTTAGAAAATGAGACAATATCGGCAATCAAAGGGATAATAAGGGAGGTTTCTCCGGAACTTCTTGACATGCCTATAGATGATTACGCCGATAAGATCAGGCAACTCCGGAAAAAATACCCCGATAATCCCATGACGGTTTCAGGATTGGAAGTAGCGCTATTCAGGGCCTGGCTTCAAGAAAAACATATTTTGGAACTCGATTATCTGGGAGGCAAAGCGACACACATAGAGACGGATATTACAATACCGTACAGCACAGACAGTACCGCTCTTAAAAAGTGGCTGAAATACACAGTCAGAAAAGGCTTTTCCACCTATAAGCTGAAGGTAAGTGGTAATATTAAAGATGATATAAATCTCATATCCATTGTGCACCAAACCTTGAATGATAAGAGAGAAGACTTTATTCTGCGTCTTGACTGCAATCAAGGGTATACCGAAAAAACTTTTCTGAAAATGGTTCATCTCATCGAGCACAGGGGCTATAATATTCAGCTTTTTGAACAACCTCTGCCTAAAAACGACTTCAAAGGCCTGAAGGAGATAAAGAAATACTCAACCACCCCCATTATCCTTGATGAAACAATATTTACCAGTGAAGACATGAGTAGAGCCATTGCAGAAAATCTATGCGACGGTGTCAACATCAAAATTGCAAAAAGCGGTATTATTGAATCAGGAAAAATATATGAAATCGCAAAGAAACACGGACTCAAACTGATGATCGGATGCATGACGGAAACGATGATTGGATTGTCGGCAGGTATCTTTTTTGCCTCTGCCGCAGGTGGGTTTGACTATATAGACCTCGATTCAATCTATTTCCTGCATCACAAAAACCGTTATAGTGGAATCACTATAAATGGTCCGGTATTTATAACCTCTCAAGATTAA
- a CDS encoding PC4/YdbC family ssDNA-binding protein: MLIGKITRNGKQRLLVTTEDHKGAKVIDLRAYQIINDGELVPTPEGIFLAPETIETLIGLLREAQKNLLKV, encoded by the coding sequence GTGTTAATAGGAAAAATTACAAGGAATGGAAAACAAAGGCTACTGGTTACAACAGAGGATCATAAAGGGGCCAAAGTTATTGATTTGCGAGCCTACCAGATTATTAATGATGGAGAGTTAGTACCTACTCCGGAGGGTATCTTTCTGGCGCCTGAAACAATAGAAACCCTTATAGGGCTTTTAAGAGAAGCGCAAAAGAATCTGTTAAAGGTATAA
- a CDS encoding amidophosphoribosyltransferase: protein MSGIFGIVSKENCASSLLYGTDYHSHMGTEYGGMAVLGDKFYRSIHDISKSQFKSKFFEEYKDMEGNLGIGVISDRDAQPLIIGSKFGTFAIVFTGLVENASELAAELLGQGATFGEMQVGGVNSVELLAKLINSGETLIDGILGLYDRIKGSASILIMKEEGIYAVRDRLGRMPLVVGERGGDYVVATETCSFLNLGYKINRYLEPGEIILVGKNGLKEQFPGNKENRICAFLWIYTGYPASSYEGINVEIVRERSGSFLAKRDNVEADLVAGVPDSGVGHATGYSMESGLPLRRPLVKYTPGYGRSYTPPAQEIRDLVAKMKLIPIKDVIAGNRIVLCEDSIVRGTQLKNYTLKKLWESGAKEIHVRPACPPLMFPCKYALSTRSINELIARRAIWAMEGHDSENILDYLDDSSEKYRKMIDWIARELGVTTLRYQRISDMIQAIGLPREKLCLHCWTG, encoded by the coding sequence ATGAGCGGAATTTTTGGAATTGTATCCAAGGAGAACTGCGCAAGTAGCTTACTCTATGGGACGGATTATCATTCACACATGGGAACAGAATATGGCGGGATGGCCGTTTTAGGAGATAAATTTTATCGTTCAATTCATGATATAAGCAAATCCCAGTTTAAATCCAAATTCTTCGAGGAATATAAGGATATGGAAGGCAACCTGGGCATTGGAGTGATCAGTGACCGGGATGCCCAGCCTCTGATTATAGGATCAAAATTCGGAACCTTTGCTATTGTGTTTACAGGACTTGTGGAAAATGCCAGTGAACTGGCTGCAGAGCTTCTTGGACAAGGAGCAACCTTTGGTGAAATGCAGGTCGGAGGTGTTAATTCAGTTGAGTTGCTTGCAAAGCTGATCAATTCAGGGGAGACTCTGATTGATGGAATTCTTGGGCTCTATGACCGAATCAAGGGATCTGCATCCATCCTTATCATGAAAGAAGAAGGAATTTACGCAGTCCGTGACCGTCTTGGCCGGATGCCACTTGTTGTTGGAGAAAGGGGCGGAGATTATGTCGTCGCCACCGAAACATGCTCTTTTCTGAATCTGGGGTATAAAATCAACCGATATCTTGAACCTGGTGAGATCATCCTTGTAGGAAAAAACGGATTGAAAGAACAATTTCCAGGAAATAAAGAAAACAGGATATGTGCGTTCCTGTGGATCTACACCGGATACCCGGCTTCCAGTTATGAAGGAATTAACGTTGAAATTGTCCGCGAACGCTCCGGGAGTTTTCTTGCTAAAAGAGATAATGTTGAAGCAGATCTCGTTGCAGGAGTCCCCGATTCCGGCGTTGGACATGCCACCGGGTATTCCATGGAGTCCGGACTTCCCCTGCGGAGACCACTTGTAAAATATACACCGGGATACGGAAGGAGCTATACACCTCCTGCCCAGGAAATTAGGGATCTTGTGGCAAAAATGAAACTTATCCCGATTAAGGACGTAATTGCCGGCAACCGCATTGTTCTCTGTGAGGACTCAATAGTCCGTGGAACACAGCTTAAGAATTATACACTGAAAAAATTATGGGAATCCGGTGCCAAGGAAATACATGTCCGTCCGGCCTGTCCACCTCTTATGTTCCCGTGCAAATATGCACTGTCTACCCGGTCTATTAACGAACTGATTGCCCGCCGGGCAATATGGGCAATGGAAGGACATGATTCGGAAAATATCTTGGATTATCTTGATGACAGTTCAGAAAAGTACCGGAAAATGATTGACTGGATTGCAAGGGAGCTTGGTGTTACAACATTAAGATATCAGCGGATTAGCGACATGATCCAAGCAATCGGTCTTCCCCGCGAGAAGCTTTGTCTACACTGCTGGACAGGCTGA
- a CDS encoding response regulator: MTQDDLKLESLGIQWNLYERSVNNYSIIMRILNCLENKDGFIKDVPRIFVGESPFETCKILKLGNNTVQEGFFSLDNSPDNLNIETIKSLNTGIMSPLMQYNVYGYSALYIHPLKEDLNIIGFMVLGKKSQLNLDKSIFREIEIVCNIYNKALLLSSNFNNHKENGHDKNIFELVMNEFPNAMFLIDRGGSVHFANKRAREEFENRKNLFVGERLDNLIIGIDEDFYKKDYIFQGDVSYKSGDKFKIFKMNCFPVIEKQSKANWKAVVLTDVAEEKFKNEENLLKEKMGSIGLLAGGIAHDFNNLLTGILGYASLMKNFLPKDEKLFRYAEAIEHSAQRASKLTQHLLNFSRRQNKTTGIIDVNALLEDVLFLLKESFRDVEIEKSFYEYLPLIKGDEAELQNVFLNLCINAKDAMNGIGLLKVRTERRQQVGEKALVLIEVEDSGKGIDDGIKTRIFEPYFSTKENGKNLGMGLYIVSKVIRDHGGFIELDSKPGHGTKFSIYIPAAVDETWINTPAEEITKENINRKRRVLIVDDEDIIREFVKGILLDEGAQVIEASNGKEAIEIFKEHQHKIDLVILDMIMPGIKGDEVLREIRAMRPDIKVIVSSGFMSEEQKNNLKEYSVDAFLDKPYRDKDVIRTIFDILSN; encoded by the coding sequence ATGACACAAGATGATCTAAAATTAGAATCTCTTGGCATTCAATGGAACTTATACGAAAGGTCAGTTAATAACTATTCAATTATTATGAGAATATTAAACTGTCTTGAAAACAAAGACGGTTTTATAAAAGATGTACCAAGAATATTTGTCGGAGAATCACCTTTTGAAACATGTAAAATCTTAAAGTTAGGAAATAACACTGTTCAAGAGGGCTTTTTCAGCCTTGATAATTCCCCGGATAATCTGAATATAGAAACCATCAAATCGCTTAACACGGGCATAATGTCGCCGTTAATGCAATATAATGTATATGGTTACAGCGCTCTTTATATACACCCACTGAAAGAGGATTTAAATATCATAGGTTTTATGGTGTTAGGGAAAAAATCTCAATTAAATCTTGATAAATCCATTTTTAGAGAGATTGAAATAGTATGCAATATTTATAATAAGGCATTGCTTTTAAGCTCGAATTTTAACAACCACAAAGAAAATGGGCATGATAAAAATATTTTCGAATTAGTTATGAATGAATTCCCTAATGCCATGTTCTTAATTGATAGGGGTGGCTCTGTTCATTTTGCCAATAAAAGGGCAAGAGAAGAGTTTGAAAACAGAAAAAATCTCTTTGTGGGCGAAAGGTTGGATAACCTGATCATTGGGATTGACGAAGATTTTTACAAGAAAGATTACATATTTCAGGGCGATGTCTCATATAAATCGGGAGATAAATTTAAAATCTTCAAGATGAACTGTTTCCCTGTTATTGAAAAACAGAGTAAAGCAAATTGGAAGGCTGTAGTGCTCACTGATGTCGCTGAAGAGAAGTTCAAAAATGAGGAAAACCTTCTGAAAGAAAAGATGGGTAGCATTGGATTGCTCGCAGGTGGAATAGCCCACGATTTTAACAACCTTCTAACCGGTATACTAGGTTATGCATCTTTAATGAAAAACTTTTTGCCGAAAGATGAAAAACTTTTCCGGTATGCCGAGGCAATCGAACATTCGGCACAGAGAGCTTCAAAGCTGACTCAGCATCTTTTGAATTTCTCAAGGAGACAAAACAAGACAACAGGTATTATAGATGTCAATGCACTGCTTGAAGATGTTCTGTTTCTTCTGAAAGAAAGCTTCAGAGATGTTGAAATAGAAAAATCATTTTATGAGTATCTTCCTTTGATAAAAGGTGATGAAGCAGAGTTGCAGAATGTGTTTCTAAATCTTTGCATAAATGCAAAAGATGCGATGAACGGCATTGGGTTGCTCAAGGTAAGAACTGAGCGGAGACAACAAGTCGGCGAAAAAGCGCTTGTATTGATAGAGGTAGAAGATAGCGGTAAGGGTATAGACGATGGAATAAAAACAAGGATATTTGAGCCTTATTTTTCTACCAAGGAAAACGGTAAGAATCTCGGTATGGGTTTATATATTGTAAGTAAAGTTATCCGTGACCACGGAGGGTTTATAGAACTTGACAGCAAACCTGGTCATGGAACAAAATTCAGCATCTACATACCTGCTGCAGTTGATGAAACATGGATAAATACTCCTGCCGAGGAAATTACTAAAGAAAACATCAACCGAAAACGAAGGGTGCTTATCGTAGATGATGAGGATATTATCAGGGAATTTGTTAAGGGCATCCTTTTGGACGAAGGTGCTCAAGTTATTGAAGCAAGTAACGGCAAAGAAGCTATTGAAATATTCAAAGAACACCAACATAAAATAGACCTTGTAATACTTGATATGATTATGCCGGGGATAAAGGGAGACGAAGTTTTAAGAGAGATCAGAGCAATGAGGCCGGATATCAAGGTTATTGTATCAAGTGGCTTTATGAGCGAGGAACAGAAAAACAACCTGAAAGAATACAGCGTAGATGCCTTCCTTGATAAACCCTATAGAGATAAAGATGTAATACGCACGATTTTCGATATACTTTCAAATTGA
- a CDS encoding HDOD domain-containing protein: MENYALRGNLLSRAADLKVIPTLSTLIDKVFTILGDRNASFSDLSDIIKYDQAISSKIISIANSAYYSRGLEIYTLQRAMINIGYEEVRGIITCLLFMESILKQLKLKEEDLLSLWKHSMYVACASKILSEKTLTEDPGKVYTIALLHDIGKIVFYMSSNKYGEIVREDGTEGKSIIQMEKEHFGIDHQEIGYAISMKWKLPLEFSDIIQYHHENTYNTKYESLLKLISAADRYSVSPTSVSGTEGCILTKEKDNITKELNNIMDIVRLA, from the coding sequence ATGGAAAATTATGCATTACGGGGTAACCTTCTAAGCAGGGCAGCAGATTTAAAGGTCATCCCTACACTGAGTACGCTAATTGACAAAGTCTTTACCATTTTGGGCGATAGAAATGCGTCTTTTTCAGATTTGAGTGATATTATAAAATACGATCAGGCTATCTCCTCAAAGATTATTAGCATTGCAAATTCGGCATATTACAGCAGAGGGTTAGAGATATACACTCTCCAGCGGGCAATGATAAACATTGGATATGAGGAAGTAAGAGGGATTATCACGTGTCTTTTGTTTATGGAGAGCATTTTGAAACAATTAAAGCTCAAGGAAGAAGACTTGCTTTCTCTATGGAAACACTCTATGTATGTTGCCTGCGCTTCAAAAATACTTTCAGAAAAGACACTTACTGAAGACCCTGGAAAAGTCTACACAATAGCACTGTTGCATGATATCGGGAAGATTGTTTTTTATATGAGTTCGAATAAATATGGTGAAATTGTTAGAGAGGACGGCACTGAAGGAAAATCCATTATCCAAATGGAAAAAGAACACTTTGGTATAGACCATCAGGAAATCGGCTATGCCATATCAATGAAATGGAAATTACCTCTTGAATTTTCAGATATTATACAGTATCATCATGAAAATACATATAATACTAAGTATGAATCTTTGCTAAAACTGATAAGTGCTGCAGATAGATATTCTGTATCGCCGACCAGCGTTTCCGGCACAGAGGGCTGCATACTTACCAAGGAAAAGGATAATATTACAAAAGAATTGAATAATATAATGGATATTGTACGGCTGGCATAA
- the queA gene encoding tRNA preQ1(34) S-adenosylmethionine ribosyltransferase-isomerase QueA — MDSGLFDYILPKEMIAQHPAEDRSSSRLLVFNRNGGTTEHCSFRDITRYFHKGDVLVLNDSRVFPARLRAIKDSGGSIDILLVEKIGEKRWHCLANGIKKGVAEIIVSVGNAKAKLTRHPDFWMIEFSCPGDEFDIIRQYGQMPLPPYIKRKEKNSIDFERYQTVYAREEGSIAAPTAGFHFTKELIENIENIGVNIVKITLHIGIGTFYLIKKQCVEEHKMYREYYQITRDVKEYIQYAKNEGRRIIACGTSVVRTLETAYSANGSTPLNAYTELFIYPGYKFKMVDALITNFHLPKSTPLLLASAFAGRDGLLKCYMEAMERDYRFYSYGDSMFIT, encoded by the coding sequence ATGGATTCCGGATTATTTGATTATATACTGCCAAAGGAAATGATTGCCCAGCACCCCGCCGAGGATAGATCATCCTCACGTCTTCTTGTTTTTAACAGGAATGGGGGAACGACAGAACATTGTTCATTCAGGGATATCACCCGTTATTTTCATAAAGGGGATGTTCTTGTATTAAACGACAGCAGGGTTTTTCCGGCGAGACTCAGGGCGATAAAAGATAGCGGCGGCAGCATAGATATTCTCCTTGTTGAAAAAATAGGGGAAAAAAGATGGCATTGTCTTGCCAATGGGATAAAGAAAGGTGTTGCTGAAATAATCGTCTCTGTCGGCAATGCTAAAGCAAAACTGACACGGCATCCTGATTTCTGGATGATCGAATTTTCATGTCCTGGCGACGAATTTGATATCATACGACAGTACGGACAAATGCCGCTCCCGCCCTATATAAAAAGAAAAGAAAAAAACAGCATTGATTTTGAGAGGTATCAAACTGTTTATGCCAGAGAAGAAGGTTCAATTGCAGCACCGACAGCAGGCTTTCATTTCACAAAGGAATTGATTGAAAATATTGAAAATATCGGTGTAAATATAGTAAAAATTACCCTTCACATTGGCATCGGAACGTTTTATTTGATAAAAAAACAATGTGTAGAAGAACACAAAATGTACAGGGAATATTATCAAATTACCAGGGATGTAAAAGAATATATTCAATATGCAAAAAATGAAGGGAGAAGGATTATAGCTTGTGGCACAAGTGTAGTAAGAACACTGGAGACGGCATATTCAGCAAATGGGAGTACCCCGCTAAACGCTTATACGGAACTTTTTATATATCCAGGGTACAAATTCAAAATGGTGGATGCCCTGATTACTAATTTCCACTTGCCAAAATCGACCCCGCTCTTGCTTGCCTCCGCTTTTGCCGGCAGGGATGGTCTTTTGAAGTGTTACATGGAGGCGATGGAGCGTGACTATAGATTTTACAGCTATGGAGATTCGATGTTTATCACATGA
- the tgt gene encoding tRNA guanosine(34) transglycosylase Tgt — MKTIELLKENNHARLGVIRTKHGDIETPVFMPVGTQGTVKAITNKDLKETGVKMILANAYHLYLRPGDGLIKEMGGIQKFAGWDGPVLTDSGGYQIFSLGVLREIKEDGVLFQSHIDGSKHFLSPEKVVDIQENIGADVCMCLDECVPYPSSYEYTSASVGLTSRWAKRCMNAKRDDGLLLFGIIQGGFYKELRLQSARELVDMGFDGYALGGLSVGEPKSIMWDMVDTVIDLLPHDKPRYLMGIGFPEDIVEGVKRGIDMFDCVIPTRLARNGNLFTWNGRINIKNAKYARDGSPVDEKCNCYTCRTYSKAYLRHLLVSHELTSFYLNTLHNIYFYSMFLKKIREAISEGTFDNFYEEFKMRWKGGELQDECSACNG, encoded by the coding sequence ATGAAAACCATAGAACTTTTGAAAGAAAACAACCATGCAAGACTTGGTGTTATCAGGACAAAGCATGGAGATATAGAAACGCCGGTATTTATGCCGGTAGGAACTCAGGGTACTGTTAAAGCTATTACCAATAAGGACCTGAAAGAAACAGGGGTTAAGATGATACTTGCAAACGCATATCATCTGTACTTAAGGCCCGGCGATGGCCTCATAAAAGAGATGGGCGGTATTCAAAAATTTGCAGGATGGGATGGACCGGTTCTCACGGACAGCGGGGGATATCAGATATTCAGCCTGGGTGTATTGCGTGAGATAAAAGAAGACGGTGTTTTGTTCCAGTCCCACATTGACGGATCTAAACATTTTCTTTCCCCTGAAAAGGTTGTGGATATACAGGAGAACATCGGTGCAGATGTATGCATGTGTCTTGATGAGTGTGTTCCCTATCCTTCATCGTACGAATACACCAGTGCTTCTGTCGGGTTAACCTCCCGATGGGCAAAAAGATGCATGAATGCAAAAAGAGATGATGGACTTTTGCTGTTCGGGATTATACAGGGCGGTTTTTATAAGGAATTAAGGCTGCAGTCGGCTCGCGAACTGGTTGATATGGGTTTTGACGGTTATGCCCTGGGTGGTTTAAGCGTTGGGGAGCCAAAGAGCATTATGTGGGATATGGTAGATACTGTTATAGACCTGTTGCCGCATGATAAGCCGAGGTATCTTATGGGTATTGGTTTTCCCGAGGATATTGTGGAAGGGGTAAAAAGGGGTATAGATATGTTTGACTGTGTTATTCCGACGAGACTTGCAAGAAATGGGAACTTATTTACTTGGAATGGGAGGATAAATATTAAAAATGCAAAATATGCAAGGGATGGAAGCCCTGTTGATGAGAAATGCAACTGTTACACGTGCAGGACATATTCCAAAGCATATCTCAGACATCTTCTTGTTTCCCATGAATTGACGAGTTTTTATCTGAATACGCTTCACAATATCTATTTTTATTCAATGTTTTTAAAAAAGATACGAGAGGCTATCAGTGAAGGCACCTTTGATAATTTCTATGAAGAGTTTAAAATGAGATGGAAGGGAGGTGAATTACAAGATGAATGCAGCGCATGCAATGGGTAA